From the Pontiella agarivorans genome, one window contains:
- a CDS encoding sensor histidine kinase: MISSPSRRSGLILILLSGILIPQSGTAFINSAVSATEHKIADIQNRLEHLPITSHSASPWTIGYHYLDFGKAELPVVIELTFAETKPVDLIALIPVTYINEQGHHKPAGFSKRFTLELLHADGTSERVADHRKSAYHLEGIEPQLFYPQETNRCTGLRYTAYELSINNRLRQLSRMIALNEILVFSGQQNIALNATVNAPDIFRFGKSWAPECLTDGFMFFSHLDQHEFQAESFFHAYAEELVLTVDLKTEKTIDEFRIWPIRFSIFIQPPTVDGTSFPRNIRLEKLISPDDSAPEIIYQSGPELPRPGSTPFEKRIGPVTGRYFRISLSEPLPDFRLSDVTRISLAEIELCSQGEVITRGLPLSVEVKNPSPSEQARNYIADPVYLTDGDSNDGHILPLRDWVELFRQRMILQRKLAALESQLDFARGQDKRRIQYLAIATLFLIIFLVLMIWLVRLIAQKRWMKIRDQIAEDLHDEVGANLSSIAQSTELITESLPDAPPRIKELLGDTLNTARITAAETRQFVRLLENRETAADLTEHIKNTALRILGERTCLFDIDETCFLNQLPPSAKWDLMFFIKETLNNIIKHSGATQVEIILKSAGPCPRLTISDNGCGISAAPVSLHHLENRAKRLHAELDVQTGKNIGTTVSLTLTRWKMT; the protein is encoded by the coding sequence ATGATTAGTTCACCATCCAGACGGTCCGGTCTCATACTCATCCTGCTGTCGGGAATTCTTATTCCCCAGAGTGGAACAGCTTTTATCAATTCGGCCGTCTCTGCGACTGAACACAAAATTGCCGATATTCAAAATCGGCTTGAACATCTTCCCATAACCAGCCACAGCGCATCACCATGGACCATTGGTTATCACTATCTGGATTTCGGAAAAGCCGAGCTTCCGGTGGTGATTGAGTTAACTTTCGCCGAAACTAAACCGGTTGATCTAATCGCGCTGATACCGGTTACCTATATCAATGAACAGGGACATCATAAACCGGCGGGATTTTCTAAACGATTTACCCTGGAGCTTCTACACGCTGACGGCACATCTGAACGGGTTGCCGATCACAGAAAATCGGCTTATCACCTTGAAGGAATTGAACCCCAGCTTTTCTATCCACAGGAAACCAACCGGTGTACAGGACTGCGCTACACGGCCTATGAACTTTCCATAAACAACCGGCTCAGGCAGCTCTCCAGAATGATTGCGTTAAATGAAATACTGGTTTTTTCCGGCCAACAGAACATCGCATTGAATGCAACCGTCAATGCCCCCGACATCTTCCGGTTCGGAAAGTCCTGGGCCCCGGAATGCCTTACCGACGGATTTATGTTCTTCTCCCATTTGGACCAGCATGAATTTCAAGCAGAATCTTTTTTCCATGCCTATGCTGAAGAGCTTGTGCTTACCGTTGACCTCAAAACAGAAAAAACAATCGATGAATTCCGCATCTGGCCGATTCGTTTCAGTATCTTCATTCAACCCCCCACGGTTGACGGAACCAGTTTTCCACGAAACATCCGTCTTGAAAAACTGATTTCTCCCGATGATTCGGCCCCCGAAATCATCTACCAAAGCGGCCCCGAATTACCCCGTCCGGGCTCCACGCCTTTTGAAAAACGAATCGGCCCCGTCACCGGCCGATACTTCAGAATATCCCTATCCGAGCCCCTTCCGGATTTCAGATTATCGGATGTCACACGCATCTCATTAGCCGAAATCGAACTCTGCTCTCAAGGCGAAGTCATTACCCGTGGATTACCATTAAGCGTTGAAGTGAAAAATCCAAGTCCGAGTGAGCAGGCAAGAAATTATATAGCCGACCCCGTATATCTTACCGATGGTGACAGCAATGACGGTCATATTCTTCCGCTCCGGGACTGGGTAGAGCTGTTCAGGCAACGTATGATTCTGCAGCGCAAACTCGCAGCACTGGAATCGCAGCTCGATTTTGCACGCGGTCAGGACAAACGCCGGATTCAGTATCTGGCGATTGCCACATTATTTCTGATTATTTTTCTCGTCTTAATGATCTGGCTGGTGCGCTTAATTGCGCAGAAACGCTGGATGAAAATAAGAGATCAGATTGCTGAAGATCTGCACGATGAAGTCGGTGCCAACCTCAGCAGCATTGCTCAATCCACAGAATTAATTACCGAATCTCTTCCGGACGCTCCGCCCCGGATCAAAGAACTGCTCGGAGACACACTGAACACCGCACGTATCACGGCCGCCGAAACGCGCCAGTTTGTCCGCCTTCTGGAAAATCGAGAAACCGCAGCGGACCTTACGGAGCATATTAAAAATACGGCACTCAGAATCCTCGGCGAAAGGACCTGTCTATTTGATATCGACGAAACATGTTTTCTCAACCAACTGCCTCCCTCCGCAAAGTGGGACCTGATGTTTTTCATAAAAGAAACTCTGAACAACATCATCAAACACTCAGGAGCCACCCAGGTTGAAATCATATTGAAAAGTGCGGGCCCCTGTCCCCGCCTCACTATATCAGATAACGGCTGCGGCATTTCCGCCGCACCCGTTTCTCTGCACCATCTCGAAAACCGGGCCAAAAGACTGCATGCAGAACTTGATGTTCAAACCGGAAAAAACATAGGAACCACGGTTTCACTAACACTAACCCGATGGAAGATGACGTGA
- a CDS encoding sulfatase family protein gives MKKTALILSLTVASVFAADKPNVVFILADDLGLGDISFYAKHITQTKPFTETPNIDALAEQGLWFTDGHSATALCAPTRYAVMSGNNNYRCYSPGGIWSTFAPTGFKPGEVTLGSVMRDAGYYTGMIGKWHLGGDFYVPGTQTIYRGAKSGDILDKVDVSQWAGSGPRYCGFEYDFITPCGIQGPMYLLYENEKWYPWAEGSELVFFNKENAINPKDVTDKGPGPGDSKWDARELGKKLSAKAVEFIKTGAEKDEPFFLYYCSPMVHLPHVPTDEFDGQKVKGSNVSPHLDVLTDLDLQVKRIVDALKAVGEFENTLIVFSSDNGGLKDGTATKAIGYQPGGEWNGSKNSPFEGGHRVPTFVMWPGKVKAGVSDELVSNQDFVATFAALVGTEIPKGQAQDSNNILPLLTGDGVYMSREYFVNQAGANQELMYRKMPWKLIIQSNFKRTKYEIKSLYNLRDDPQEKNDLVNNPEYRLTAEKMFREYMKIIESGMPTAPGRN, from the coding sequence ATGAAAAAAACTGCTCTGATTTTATCGCTCACCGTTGCATCGGTTTTTGCGGCGGATAAACCGAACGTCGTCTTTATTCTGGCCGATGATCTCGGGTTGGGGGATATAAGTTTTTATGCAAAACATATCACCCAAACCAAACCGTTTACGGAAACGCCGAATATCGATGCGCTGGCTGAACAGGGACTCTGGTTTACCGATGGGCATTCCGCAACGGCGCTGTGTGCGCCGACGCGGTATGCGGTGATGAGCGGGAATAACAATTACCGCTGTTATTCGCCGGGCGGGATCTGGAGCACATTTGCGCCGACCGGGTTCAAGCCGGGTGAAGTCACGCTGGGTTCCGTAATGCGCGATGCCGGATATTATACCGGGATGATCGGAAAGTGGCATCTGGGCGGCGATTTTTATGTGCCGGGGACCCAAACCATTTACCGGGGGGCGAAATCGGGCGATATTCTGGACAAGGTGGATGTTTCGCAGTGGGCCGGAAGCGGACCGCGATACTGTGGATTTGAATATGACTTTATTACGCCCTGCGGCATTCAGGGGCCGATGTATCTGCTGTATGAAAATGAAAAGTGGTATCCGTGGGCCGAGGGATCGGAGCTGGTGTTTTTTAATAAGGAAAATGCCATTAATCCGAAAGATGTAACGGACAAAGGTCCGGGGCCCGGTGATTCGAAGTGGGATGCGCGTGAACTGGGTAAAAAGCTTTCCGCCAAAGCAGTGGAATTCATTAAAACCGGTGCGGAAAAAGACGAGCCTTTCTTTTTATATTACTGCTCGCCCATGGTTCATCTGCCGCATGTGCCGACCGACGAATTTGACGGACAGAAAGTGAAAGGAAGCAATGTATCGCCGCATCTGGATGTGTTGACCGACCTTGACCTGCAGGTGAAGCGTATTGTGGATGCGCTTAAAGCTGTCGGTGAATTTGAGAATACGCTCATTGTTTTTTCATCGGATAACGGCGGGCTGAAAGACGGGACGGCGACTAAAGCGATCGGTTATCAGCCGGGCGGAGAATGGAACGGCTCAAAAAATTCACCGTTTGAAGGTGGACACCGGGTTCCCACGTTCGTGATGTGGCCGGGTAAAGTAAAGGCGGGGGTATCCGACGAACTGGTATCGAATCAGGATTTTGTGGCCACCTTTGCGGCATTGGTCGGTACTGAAATCCCCAAAGGGCAGGCACAGGATTCCAATAATATTCTGCCGCTGCTGACCGGAGACGGAGTTTACATGTCCCGGGAATATTTTGTGAATCAGGCGGGAGCCAATCAGGAGCTGATGTATCGAAAGATGCCGTGGAAGCTGATCATTCAAAGTAATTTCAAGCGGACAAAATATGAGATTAAGTCGCTCTATAACCTAAGGGATGATCCTCAGGAAAAAAATGATCTGGTGAACAATCCGGAGTACAGATTGACTGCTGAAAAAATGTTCAGGGAATATATGAAGATTATCGAGTCCGGTATGCCGACCGCTCCGGGCCGTAATTGA
- a CDS encoding response regulator transcription factor translates to MNEPVQITIIEDNQAYAKSLQQVIDCTPGMKFRHLFNSAELFAEYLTRKEIETTDLILLDLHLPGKNGLTLVPSIQNALPDTKILILTQNDDYLTTLEAIRLGVHGYILKSSAISDIRSAIYDVHDGGYIIDQRLSGLLLHTLTAEDDSENRMLSERESQALKLMAMGYVKKEVAEQMGVSYRTVAQYTERIYSKLQVPNIAAAIATAIRKGLI, encoded by the coding sequence GTGAACGAACCCGTACAGATAACAATTATTGAAGATAATCAGGCCTATGCAAAATCCCTTCAACAGGTGATTGACTGCACACCCGGTATGAAATTCAGGCATCTGTTCAATAGCGCGGAATTATTTGCGGAATACCTGACCAGGAAGGAAATAGAGACAACCGATCTCATTCTGCTGGACCTCCATCTTCCCGGAAAAAACGGACTTACCCTCGTTCCTTCCATACAGAATGCCCTGCCGGATACAAAAATACTGATTCTGACCCAGAATGATGACTATCTCACAACGCTGGAAGCCATCCGTCTGGGCGTTCATGGATATATTCTAAAAAGCTCAGCCATTTCCGACATTCGCAGTGCCATTTATGATGTACACGATGGCGGATACATTATTGACCAGCGGCTATCCGGACTGCTGCTTCACACCTTAACCGCTGAAGATGACAGTGAAAACAGAATGCTAAGCGAACGCGAAAGCCAGGCATTAAAGCTGATGGCCATGGGCTATGTCAAAAAAGAGGTCGCTGAGCAGATGGGCGTGAGCTATCGGACCGTCGCACAATATACCGAAAGAATTTACAGTAAACTGCAGGTTCCCAATATCGCCGCGGCAATCGCCACAGCCATTCGAAAAGGTCTGATCTGA
- a CDS encoding sulfatase-like hydrolase/transferase, whose product MKIVKTAVLTMVVLSSLSAVAARQPNILWVLTDDHRYDSIRAFNKMITGEEKSALGYVESPNTDKLAEMGTTFINTYCHAQGCAPSRASMHTGRYPFRSGIYEFEWFNNNVEHWKPSLPEQMAELGYQTFHVGKLGFRIRSTYPNGRFGTYQVYEQDISFHKMFDEGFTDWSKGIVTEVNGIKLEEPLHCDWLRTPEGSWDYTGYALNKIPGLENHSRMIDEKYDILRKYSSPDQQQHGYGEIIGGVCPVPAGDSRDGRYTTELIKFLKNPNEKLEIGSQTYTGVDPDKPLFANIGYDFPHTPVLPPKSFRDRFAKKTYTIPEVDKDEFGKLPPQLQGLIKKAASDHYSDEDKQQMVQDYYAFCAYGDHLIGQAVEAFVKYSKKQKQPWMIIYVCGDHGWRLNEHGSIYKFAPWKTDALDPIIVVSSDKQKFPAGKVVTDLTEFVDIAPTCMAAGGADLVKKEYDYLDGFDLAQVTAGKVERDYIIGESHAVTGPRATMRTKQYMFSIKSRPKNRMGGKDMKWAMKASYKELEPVLYDLNRDPDELNNLAFNPEYQGIAMKMKEKLLNIVIGDNRVEVNWNSNGDGTEIFRSNFAPDADDRKLNL is encoded by the coding sequence ATGAAGATCGTAAAAACTGCAGTTCTCACAATGGTCGTGCTGTCATCGTTGTCCGCCGTTGCAGCACGTCAGCCGAATATTCTCTGGGTGCTTACCGATGATCATCGGTACGACTCGATCCGGGCGTTTAATAAAATGATCACCGGAGAGGAAAAGAGTGCGCTCGGTTATGTCGAATCGCCCAATACCGATAAACTGGCCGAAATGGGTACGACCTTCATTAATACCTACTGCCATGCGCAGGGATGTGCTCCGTCGCGGGCATCGATGCACACCGGGCGTTATCCTTTCCGTTCCGGAATCTATGAATTTGAATGGTTTAATAACAATGTAGAGCATTGGAAACCGTCGTTACCCGAACAGATGGCTGAACTGGGCTATCAGACTTTTCATGTAGGTAAACTGGGATTCCGGATTCGTTCCACCTATCCGAACGGGCGTTTCGGTACGTATCAGGTCTATGAACAGGATATCAGTTTCCATAAAATGTTTGATGAAGGCTTTACCGACTGGAGTAAAGGCATTGTAACGGAAGTGAACGGCATAAAACTGGAGGAGCCGCTCCACTGCGACTGGTTGCGCACGCCGGAAGGTTCCTGGGACTATACCGGTTATGCACTGAATAAAATTCCGGGGCTTGAAAATCACAGCCGCATGATCGATGAAAAGTATGACATTCTGCGTAAATACAGTTCGCCGGATCAGCAGCAGCACGGCTACGGCGAAATCATCGGCGGCGTTTGTCCGGTACCGGCCGGCGATAGCCGCGATGGCCGTTACACGACGGAACTGATTAAGTTTCTGAAAAATCCGAATGAAAAGCTGGAGATCGGTTCGCAGACCTACACCGGGGTTGATCCCGACAAGCCGTTGTTTGCCAATATCGGGTATGATTTTCCGCATACCCCGGTGCTGCCGCCTAAATCGTTTCGTGACCGTTTTGCAAAAAAGACATACACGATTCCGGAAGTAGACAAAGATGAGTTCGGCAAACTGCCGCCGCAGCTGCAGGGATTGATCAAAAAGGCGGCGTCCGATCACTATTCCGATGAAGATAAACAGCAGATGGTTCAGGATTACTATGCGTTCTGCGCCTACGGCGATCATCTGATCGGTCAGGCCGTTGAGGCTTTTGTGAAATATTCAAAAAAACAGAAACAGCCCTGGATGATTATCTATGTCTGCGGCGACCATGGCTGGCGCCTGAATGAACATGGTTCGATTTATAAATTTGCTCCATGGAAAACCGATGCGCTCGATCCCATCATTGTGGTCTCTTCGGATAAACAAAAATTTCCGGCCGGAAAAGTGGTTACCGACCTGACCGAATTTGTCGATATTGCTCCGACCTGCATGGCGGCCGGCGGTGCTGATCTGGTGAAGAAGGAATATGACTATCTTGACGGCTTTGATCTCGCGCAGGTAACGGCCGGAAAGGTGGAGCGAGATTACATCATCGGCGAAAGCCATGCAGTAACGGGTCCGCGTGCGACGATGCGTACGAAACAGTATATGTTTTCCATTAAATCCCGCCCGAAAAATAGAATGGGCGGAAAGGATATGAAATGGGCAATGAAGGCTTCGTATAAAGAGCTGGAGCCGGTGCTGTATGACCTGAACCGCGACCCCGATGAATTGAACAATCTGGCGTTTAATCCCGAATACCAGGGCATTGCCATGAAAATGAAAGAAAAACTGCTTAACATTGTTATTGGCGATAATCGCGTTGAAGTGAATTGGAATTCGAACGGCGACGGCACTGAAATTTTCCGCAGCAATTTCGCTCCGGATGCCGATGATAGAAAACTGAACCTTTAA